The Eggerthella guodeyinii sequence AACGTGCAGCGCGACGGCCTCATCGAGGACATCCTGCGCAAGGCGAAGCGCGTCGGCGCCACCGTGGAGATGGTGCCGCGCAAGGTGCTGGACAGCAAGTCCGACCGCGGCAGCCACCAGGGCGTCATGGCGAAGGCCGCGCCGTTTCCCTACGTGGGCATCGGCGACGTGATCGACGCGGCCGGAACGTCGGCCGCGGAGCACGACGGCCGCGCGCTCGTGGTCATCCTCGACCACATCACGGACGCGGGCAACCTCGGCGCCGTGTCGCGCAGCGCCGAGGCGGTGGGCGCGTGCGGCATCGTGATCCCCAACAAGCGCAGCGCGCACGTGGAGGCGTCCACGTACAAGAGCTCGGCCGGCGCCATCTCGCACGTGCCCGTGGCGCAGGTGTCGAACCTCGTGCAGGCGATGGGCCGCCTCAAGGACGAGGGCTTCTGGATCGCCGGCGCCACCGAGCACGCCTCGGACCTCATCTGGAACGCGAACCTCAAGGGCAAGATCGCGCTCGTGATGGGCAACGAGCAGGAGGGCATCTCGCGCCTGGTCATGGAGCATTGCGACTTCCTCGTGAAGCTGCCCATCGAGGGCGAGGTGGCCTCGCTCAACGTGGCCCAGGCGTCCACCGCCTGCATGTACGAGTGGCTGCGCCAGAACCAGTAAGCAGCGGCGGACGTACGGGTTGATGCGGACGGATCATGGCCAAGCAACGTAAGAAACTCCTCATCGTGGACGGGTACAACGTGCTGCGCTCCGGCAGCCGCTACCGCAACGCGCCCGATGAGGACTATACCGACGACACGTTCAACGCGGCGCGCGAGATGCTCATCAACGACGTGGTGAACTACGCCGGCCGCGACTGGAAGGCCGTCATC is a genomic window containing:
- the rlmB gene encoding 23S rRNA (guanosine(2251)-2'-O)-methyltransferase RlmB — protein: MADFIEGKRPVIEALRTGVPIKSILMADNVQRDGLIEDILRKAKRVGATVEMVPRKVLDSKSDRGSHQGVMAKAAPFPYVGIGDVIDAAGTSAAEHDGRALVVILDHITDAGNLGAVSRSAEAVGACGIVIPNKRSAHVEASTYKSSAGAISHVPVAQVSNLVQAMGRLKDEGFWIAGATEHASDLIWNANLKGKIALVMGNEQEGISRLVMEHCDFLVKLPIEGEVASLNVAQASTACMYEWLRQNQ